From a single Sus scrofa isolate TJ Tabasco breed Duroc chromosome 13, Sscrofa11.1, whole genome shotgun sequence genomic region:
- the RIPPLY3 gene encoding LOW QUALITY PROTEIN: protein ripply3 (The sequence of the model RefSeq protein was modified relative to this genomic sequence to represent the inferred CDS: inserted 3 bases in 3 codons), producing the protein MRPEAAAGAREARGRVCHCPGTVPXGPPPARGLESQTPWRPWILTPXEAEPTRTGSELEPGDDQQPLGSKGAFGFQHPVRLYLPISKRQEYLQSSGEKVLASFPVQATIHFYDDASESEEEQEEETQPSDLQDQEAEDSSGRKGRDRQINQXRGPGGPGGHSGKGPLPHYDSPEDAEYPWSK; encoded by the exons ATGAGACCCGAGGCGGCGGCCGGAGCCCGGGAGGCACGGGGACGCGTCTGTCACTGCCCCGGGACGGTCC GGGGACCACCGCCGGCGCGCGGGCTGGAGAG CCAAACGCCGTGGAGACCTTGGATCCTGACCC AGGAGGCTGAGCCCACCAGAACTGGAAGCGAG CTTGAGCCTGGAGATGACCAACAACCACTTGGATCGAAGGGGGCTTTTGGGTTTCAGCATCCTGTAAG ACTTTATTTACCCATTTCTAAGCGTCAAGAGTACCTGCAGAGTTCTGGGGAGAAGGTGCTGGCCAGTTTCCCAGTGCAAGCCACGATTCACTTCTACGACGACGCGTCCGAGTCGGAAGAGGAGCAAGAGGAAGAAACCCAGCCCTCTGACCTTCAGGACCAGGAGGCGGAAGACAGCTcaggaaggaagggcagagacCGGCAGATAAACC AACGGGGACCCGGTGGCCCTGGTGGCCATAGTGGTAAGGGTCCCCTCCCCCACTATGACTCTCCAGAAGATGCTGAATACCCTTGGTCCAAATAA